Proteins encoded by one window of Vibrio rumoiensis:
- the holB gene encoding DNA polymerase III subunit delta' → MTLYPWLEPLWKQWQLMLSQQSIPHAMLCSANVGTGIEELVNRLAAAVVCKNSDDEACGFCHSCDLSKGGHHPDIHWVMPEKPGKGINVEQVREANRYAMESSQLGGKRIIIIQPAEAMNESASNALLKTLETPPDQCVFILLTQDKHKLLPTIISRCQHWQLPKVSRAVLLDWLNGQNARQVTVDWFILKMYGQSPLDALSFIKQEKQKEWEQLLTILLSGVQSRSFSLFEVQSFFKVDPIEKVTWLLYLFNDLQKAHFGVCEGPFPHLFEQLLGCTSYESAYSHYQHLQKMLHSLQSSSGLNAELLIVDWYLTLVQTPSNN, encoded by the coding sequence ATGACTTTGTATCCTTGGTTAGAACCATTGTGGAAGCAATGGCAATTGATGCTTTCTCAGCAATCTATACCTCATGCCATGTTGTGTAGTGCGAATGTAGGCACTGGAATTGAAGAGTTAGTCAATCGTCTTGCTGCCGCAGTAGTATGTAAAAACTCAGATGATGAAGCTTGTGGGTTTTGTCATAGCTGTGATTTAAGCAAAGGTGGCCATCACCCTGATATCCACTGGGTTATGCCTGAGAAGCCGGGTAAAGGTATCAATGTTGAGCAAGTTCGTGAAGCAAACCGTTATGCTATGGAGTCATCGCAATTAGGCGGTAAGCGGATTATCATTATTCAGCCAGCTGAAGCGATGAATGAATCGGCTTCTAATGCTTTGTTAAAAACACTCGAAACACCACCGGATCAATGTGTGTTTATTTTGTTGACTCAAGATAAACACAAGTTATTACCTACAATTATTAGCCGTTGCCAACATTGGCAGTTACCTAAGGTCAGTAGAGCAGTATTGCTTGATTGGTTAAACGGCCAAAACGCACGCCAAGTCACGGTAGATTGGTTCATCTTAAAAATGTATGGGCAGTCGCCACTTGATGCTTTGTCCTTTATCAAGCAAGAAAAGCAAAAAGAGTGGGAGCAGCTACTCACTATCCTTCTATCTGGAGTACAAAGCCGATCGTTTTCTTTGTTTGAAGTTCAGTCTTTTTTTAAAGTCGACCCTATTGAGAAAGTGACTTGGTTACTCTACTTGTTCAATGATTTACAAAAAGCCCATTTTGGTGTTTGTGAAGGGCCTTTTCCGCATTTATTTGAACAATTACTTGGCTGTACCTCGTATGAAAGTGCCTATTCTCATTACCAGCATCTGCAAAAAATGCTTCATTCACTACAATCATCGAGTGGTTTGAATGCTGAATTGCTAATTGTAGATTGGTATCTCACCTTAGTACAAACGCCGTCGAATAATTAA
- the fabG gene encoding 3-oxoacyl-ACP reductase FabG gives MNLEGKIALVTGASRGIGRSIAELLVERGATVIGTATSESGAQAISEYLGSHGKGLALNVTDADSVAATIKTINEEFGVIDILVNNAGITRDNLLMRMKDDEWQDIMDTNLTSIFRLSKAVLRGMMKKRHGRIVNVGSVVGTMGNAGQANYAAAKAGVIGFTKSMAREVASRGVTVNTVAPGFIETDMTKALNDDQRTATLSQVPAGRLGDPREIASAVAFLASDDAAYITGETLHVNGGMYMV, from the coding sequence ATGAATCTTGAAGGTAAAATTGCACTAGTTACTGGTGCCAGTCGTGGTATTGGTCGTTCTATCGCTGAACTTTTAGTTGAGCGTGGTGCGACAGTCATTGGTACTGCAACAAGCGAATCTGGCGCACAAGCGATTAGTGAGTACCTTGGAAGTCATGGTAAAGGTCTAGCCTTGAATGTAACGGACGCGGATTCTGTTGCTGCTACGATCAAAACTATTAACGAAGAATTTGGTGTAATTGACATTTTAGTGAATAATGCCGGTATTACTCGTGATAACTTGTTGATGCGTATGAAAGATGACGAATGGCAAGATATCATGGATACTAACCTAACATCGATTTTCCGTTTGTCTAAAGCGGTTCTTCGAGGCATGATGAAGAAACGCCATGGTCGTATTGTCAACGTGGGCTCTGTAGTGGGCACCATGGGCAATGCAGGTCAAGCAAACTACGCAGCAGCGAAAGCTGGCGTAATTGGTTTTACAAAGTCTATGGCTCGTGAAGTTGCTTCTCGTGGAGTAACAGTAAATACAGTTGCTCCAGGTTTTATCGAAACAGATATGACAAAAGCACTGAATGATGACCAACGTACTGCTACACTATCACAAGTGCCAGCAGGTCGATTAGGTGATCCGCGTGAAATTGCATCAGCAGTGGCTTTTTTAGCTTCTGACGATGCCGCCTATATTACTGGCGAAACACTGCATGTGAATGGTGGTATGTACATGGTCTAA
- a CDS encoding beta-ketoacyl-ACP synthase III: protein MNSKILGTGSYLPTQVRTNADLEKMVDTSDEWIVTRTGIRERRISAPDESVADMAYHASVNAIEMAGIDKHDIDLIIVATTSGSHKFPSSACQVQAALGIKGCPAFDVAAACSGFVYALSIADQHIKTGMAKNVLVVGADALSKMCDPEDRSTIILFGDAAGAVVLGASEEPGIISTHLHADGRFGELLSLEEAKRGEYIDAWLHMAGNEVFKVAVTQLSKLVKDTLAANDMAKTELDWLVPHQANLRIISATAKKLSMSLDQVVVTLDRHGNTSAATVPTALDEAVRDGRIQRGHMLLLEAFGGGFTWGSALVRF, encoded by the coding sequence ATGAATAGCAAAATTTTAGGAACAGGTAGTTACCTACCGACTCAAGTGCGTACTAACGCCGATTTAGAAAAAATGGTTGATACTAGTGATGAGTGGATTGTAACTCGTACTGGTATCCGTGAGCGCCGCATTTCTGCTCCAGATGAATCGGTTGCTGATATGGCTTATCACGCATCAGTTAATGCGATTGAAATGGCTGGGATTGATAAACACGATATTGATCTAATCATCGTTGCGACTACTAGTGGTAGTCATAAATTCCCATCATCCGCCTGTCAGGTTCAAGCGGCATTAGGCATTAAAGGCTGCCCAGCATTTGATGTTGCCGCGGCATGTTCTGGTTTTGTTTATGCCTTATCGATTGCCGATCAGCATATCAAGACAGGTATGGCAAAGAATGTTCTAGTGGTGGGGGCGGATGCATTATCAAAAATGTGTGATCCTGAAGATCGCTCAACCATTATTTTATTTGGTGATGCTGCAGGCGCCGTAGTATTAGGTGCTAGTGAAGAACCGGGGATCATTTCAACTCATTTACATGCGGATGGTCGTTTCGGAGAGCTGTTAAGCTTAGAAGAAGCGAAACGCGGAGAATACATTGATGCTTGGCTTCATATGGCAGGTAACGAAGTATTCAAAGTGGCTGTAACTCAACTATCAAAATTAGTGAAAGATACGCTAGCGGCTAATGATATGGCGAAAACTGAGCTCGATTGGCTAGTACCACATCAAGCTAATTTACGTATTATTTCAGCTACAGCCAAAAAGCTTTCGATGTCGCTGGATCAAGTAGTAGTGACATTAGATCGTCATGGCAATACGTCGGCGGCTACGGTTCCGACGGCATTAGATGAAGCAGTACGTGATGGCCGTATTCAACGTGGTCACATGTTGCTATTAGAAGCATTTGGTGGCGGCTTCACTTGGGGCTCAGCGCTCGTTCGATTCTAA
- the tmk gene encoding dTMP kinase, producing the protein MKNAKFIVVEGLEGAGKSTAISTIIEILKQHSISDVVQTREPGGTALAEKLRALVKEEHEGEVLHDITELLMIYAARVQLVENVIKPALDRGQWVLGDRHDLSSQAYQGAGRQIQPEIMTNLKQTALGDFKPDLTLYLDIDPKIGLERARGRGELDRIEKMDLGFFERARACYLKAAEQDPSIMIINANQTVEQVANDLNLVLKTWFENGQAVS; encoded by the coding sequence ATGAAAAATGCTAAATTTATTGTGGTCGAAGGGCTAGAAGGCGCGGGTAAAAGTACCGCGATCAGCACGATTATTGAGATTTTGAAACAACACTCAATCTCTGACGTGGTACAAACCCGCGAACCAGGCGGTACAGCATTAGCTGAAAAACTACGAGCATTAGTGAAAGAAGAGCATGAAGGCGAAGTCCTGCACGATATTACAGAATTACTTATGATTTATGCTGCTCGGGTACAATTGGTTGAAAATGTCATTAAGCCTGCACTTGACCGAGGGCAATGGGTACTTGGGGATCGTCATGATTTGTCTTCGCAAGCTTATCAAGGTGCTGGACGCCAAATACAACCGGAAATTATGACGAACTTAAAGCAAACTGCGCTTGGTGATTTTAAACCAGATCTCACTTTATATTTGGATATCGACCCTAAAATTGGCTTGGAAAGAGCGCGAGGAAGAGGGGAGTTGGATCGTATTGAAAAGATGGACCTTGGTTTTTTTGAACGTGCACGCGCGTGTTACCTTAAAGCCGCCGAACAAGATCCGAGCATCATGATCATTAATGCTAACCAAACAGTTGAACAAGTAGCGAATGATTTAAATCTTGTATTAAAAACGTGGTTTGAAAATGGACAAGCGGTAAGCTAA
- a CDS encoding TatD family hydrolase, whose amino-acid sequence MLVDSHCHIDKLNYNDLHLDVADVVAKAKQVGVEQMLSVGVTLEAFPAMLAMIESFNNIHASCGVHPLDCESDFDLATFKHYAAHSKVVAVGETGLDFFYQPETARRQIELFEQHVEVANELDKPLIIHTRNARVETLDVLKNGHAERCGGVIHCFTEDLAFAKAAMDLGFYISLSGIITFKQATELQSVVKQLPLDRLLIETDSPYLAPVPHRGKENQPAYVSEVATFLADLHQCNVNTIAQVTTNNFNRLFLKR is encoded by the coding sequence ATGTTAGTTGACTCACATTGCCATATCGATAAGTTAAATTATAACGACTTGCATTTAGATGTGGCGGATGTCGTAGCAAAAGCGAAACAAGTAGGTGTCGAGCAAATGTTAAGTGTCGGAGTGACATTAGAAGCATTTCCGGCAATGCTAGCCATGATCGAATCTTTTAATAACATCCATGCATCTTGTGGTGTACATCCTTTAGATTGCGAAAGTGATTTTGATCTCGCTACGTTTAAACATTATGCAGCACATTCAAAAGTTGTGGCCGTTGGTGAAACTGGGTTGGACTTTTTCTATCAGCCTGAAACCGCTAGACGCCAAATCGAACTATTTGAGCAACATGTGGAAGTGGCCAATGAATTAGATAAGCCACTTATTATTCATACAAGGAATGCTCGGGTTGAAACGCTTGATGTATTAAAGAATGGTCATGCTGAGCGTTGTGGGGGAGTGATTCACTGTTTCACTGAAGATTTGGCATTTGCTAAGGCGGCAATGGATCTTGGTTTTTATATTTCGCTGTCGGGAATCATTACGTTCAAACAAGCGACGGAGTTGCAATCAGTGGTGAAGCAATTGCCTTTAGATAGATTGCTCATTGAAACGGATTCTCCTTATCTAGCGCCTGTGCCGCATAGGGGAAAAGAAAATCAACCTGCTTATGTCTCAGAGGTGGCCACTTTTTTGGCTGACTTGCATCAATGTAATGTTAATACCATTGCTCAAGTCACAACGAATAACTTTAATCGATTGTTTTTGAAACGTTAA
- the acpP gene encoding acyl carrier protein, with protein MSNIEERVRKIIVEQLGVDEAEVKNEASFVDDLGADSLDTVELVMALEEEFDTEIPDEEAEKITTVQAAIDYVNSAQ; from the coding sequence ATGAGCAACATCGAAGAACGCGTAAGAAAAATCATTGTTGAACAACTAGGTGTGGATGAAGCAGAAGTGAAAAACGAAGCTTCTTTCGTTGATGATCTAGGTGCTGACTCTCTAGATACAGTAGAGCTAGTAATGGCTTTAGAAGAGGAATTCGATACTGAAATCCCTGACGAAGAAGCTGAAAAAATTACTACTGTTCAAGCTGCAATCGACTACGTAAACAGCGCACAGTAA
- the pabC gene encoding aminodeoxychorismate lyase, with protein sequence MFFVNGIQQQNVSISDRSFQYGDGCFTTVLVKYGQPLLLSEHKERIELTCQRLFIPPLDWNKVEEWVEAAIDASDHKQLAFSGLKIHVSRGTGGRGYSPTGVSNTQVTIQTFVYPAHYPTWQSEGIRVGISTTKLGLNPLLAGLKHNNRLEQVLIKKEIDDSEYDDNIVLNIQDYAIEASAANLFWVIGCTLYTPELSNSGVAGIKRKQVLAYAQQHKLMVNINHFTLNDVLRADEVFITNALHGVVPIIQIDNEKFNIGATTRAIQEKLNP encoded by the coding sequence ATGTTTTTTGTAAATGGAATTCAGCAGCAAAACGTATCTATCAGCGACCGTTCATTTCAATATGGTGATGGTTGCTTTACCACCGTTTTAGTAAAATATGGTCAACCGCTATTGCTCAGTGAGCATAAAGAGCGTATCGAATTAACCTGCCAGCGGCTTTTTATTCCCCCTCTTGATTGGAATAAAGTGGAAGAGTGGGTTGAAGCGGCGATTGATGCCTCCGATCATAAACAACTCGCATTCAGTGGGCTTAAGATACATGTGAGTCGAGGAACTGGTGGGAGAGGGTATAGCCCAACAGGTGTGAGTAATACACAAGTTACAATCCAGACATTTGTTTATCCTGCACATTACCCAACATGGCAATCTGAAGGGATAAGAGTTGGCATCAGCACAACGAAGTTAGGATTGAACCCATTGCTTGCCGGTTTGAAACATAATAATCGTTTAGAACAAGTCCTAATAAAGAAAGAAATCGATGATAGTGAGTACGATGATAATATCGTGCTTAATATCCAAGACTATGCCATAGAGGCGAGCGCCGCTAACTTGTTTTGGGTCATCGGTTGTACACTTTATACACCAGAGTTATCTAATAGTGGTGTTGCAGGGATAAAGCGAAAACAAGTATTAGCGTATGCACAGCAGCACAAATTAATGGTCAATATAAATCATTTTACCTTAAATGATGTACTCAGGGCTGATGAAGTGTTTATTACCAATGCTTTACATGGTGTTGTTCCAATTATCCAAATTGATAACGAAAAATTTAATATCGGCGCAACAACTCGCGCTATTCAGGAGAAACTTAACCCGTGA
- the fabF gene encoding beta-ketoacyl-ACP synthase II, with translation MSKRRVVVTGMGMLSPVGNTVESSWKALLEGQSGIVNIEHFDATNFSTRFAGLVKDFDCEQYMSKKESRKMDLFIQYGIAAGIQAFNDSGIEVTEENATRIGVAIGSGIGGIGLIEEAAHTLRDKGPRRMSPFFVPSTIVNMIAGHLSIMKGLRGPNIAISTACTTGLHNIGHAARMIAYGDADVMLAGGAEKASTPLAMSGFAAAKALSSRNDEPHLASRPWDKDRDGFVLGDGAGMMIVEEYEHAKARGAKIYCEIAGFGMSGDAYHMTSPSADGSGGALAMEAAIRDAGITGEQIGYVNAHGTSTPAGDVAETLGIKRALGEEAAKKVLVSSTKSMTGHLLGAAGSVESIITVLTLVDQIVPPTINLDNPDDGCDLDYVPHKARKVENMEYALCNSFGFGGTNGSLIFKRI, from the coding sequence GTGTCCAAGCGTCGTGTAGTTGTTACAGGCATGGGGATGTTGTCACCGGTAGGCAACACCGTTGAATCCTCTTGGAAAGCCCTTTTAGAAGGTCAAAGTGGTATCGTGAATATCGAACACTTTGATGCAACCAATTTTTCCACCCGTTTTGCAGGTTTAGTGAAAGACTTTGACTGCGAACAGTACATGTCTAAAAAAGAATCCCGCAAAATGGATCTATTTATCCAGTATGGTATCGCTGCGGGTATTCAAGCTTTTAATGACTCTGGTATTGAAGTGACCGAAGAAAATGCAACACGCATTGGTGTTGCTATCGGCTCTGGTATTGGTGGTATTGGTTTAATTGAAGAAGCTGCGCATACTTTGCGTGATAAAGGTCCACGTCGTATGAGCCCTTTCTTTGTGCCATCAACGATTGTGAATATGATTGCCGGTCATTTGTCGATCATGAAAGGTCTACGTGGTCCTAATATTGCTATTTCGACCGCATGTACCACAGGTTTGCACAATATCGGTCATGCGGCACGTATGATTGCTTACGGTGATGCCGATGTCATGTTAGCCGGTGGTGCGGAAAAAGCTTCAACACCGCTTGCGATGAGTGGATTTGCAGCCGCTAAAGCATTATCAAGCCGAAATGATGAACCACATCTTGCTTCACGCCCTTGGGATAAAGACCGTGATGGTTTTGTGCTAGGCGATGGTGCTGGAATGATGATAGTAGAAGAATATGAACATGCGAAAGCGCGTGGTGCGAAAATCTACTGTGAAATCGCAGGCTTTGGTATGAGTGGTGACGCTTACCATATGACCTCACCTAGTGCCGATGGTTCTGGTGGCGCATTAGCCATGGAAGCAGCGATTCGTGATGCCGGCATTACCGGAGAGCAGATTGGTTATGTCAACGCTCACGGTACCTCAACACCAGCTGGTGATGTAGCAGAAACACTAGGCATTAAGCGTGCACTAGGAGAAGAAGCGGCGAAAAAAGTGCTAGTGTCATCGACTAAGTCTATGACTGGCCACTTATTAGGAGCTGCGGGTTCTGTTGAATCGATCATTACAGTACTCACTTTGGTTGATCAAATTGTGCCACCAACGATTAATCTAGATAACCCTGATGATGGGTGTGATTTAGATTATGTACCTCACAAAGCACGTAAAGTAGAAAACATGGAATATGCTCTATGTAACTCGTTTGGCTTTGGCGGTACAAATGGCTCATTGATTTTCAAACGTATCTAG
- the mltG gene encoding endolytic transglycosylase MltG, producing MIKKLAIVLLLAVAAFIAVMFYAKSEVTNYLQQPLKLDSKQLITIKHGKTLKSALWLIEKNGWINKSSFSRLLPHLHPEVVHIRAGTYQVTPGETLQQVLLTMVAGDEYQFTITFIEGSRFIEWREQLNRAKGLQHQTAGMTEAQIAKALGESREKLEGLLLAETYHYTEGMSDLDILKRAHQSLSHELDNAWQTRQENLPLKTPYDALILASIIEKETAVGSERQRIASVFVNRLNKGMRLQTDPTVIYGLGDKYDGNIRKKDLSTPTPYNTYVINGLPPTPIAMPGVDSIQAAVNPEQSAYLYFVASGNGGHVFSKSLVEHNRAVRDYLRKLRANKSN from the coding sequence GTGATAAAAAAATTAGCCATTGTGCTGCTTCTTGCGGTAGCCGCATTTATTGCAGTGATGTTTTACGCAAAATCAGAAGTGACTAACTATTTACAACAACCGTTAAAGTTAGATTCTAAGCAACTTATCACCATTAAACATGGAAAAACGCTGAAGAGTGCACTGTGGTTGATAGAAAAAAATGGTTGGATAAATAAGAGTTCGTTTTCTCGTTTATTGCCTCATTTACATCCTGAAGTTGTGCATATTCGTGCGGGTACTTATCAAGTCACACCAGGAGAAACACTACAGCAAGTACTGCTGACGATGGTAGCAGGGGATGAATATCAATTCACAATAACCTTTATTGAAGGTAGCCGTTTTATTGAATGGCGTGAACAGTTGAACCGTGCTAAAGGATTACAACATCAAACCGCTGGTATGACAGAAGCCCAGATCGCTAAAGCGCTTGGTGAAAGTCGTGAGAAATTAGAAGGTTTGTTGTTAGCTGAGACGTATCACTATACAGAAGGCATGTCTGATCTTGATATTTTAAAACGCGCGCATCAATCGTTATCCCATGAATTGGATAATGCGTGGCAAACACGACAAGAAAATCTACCATTAAAGACACCTTATGATGCGTTAATCTTGGCTTCAATCATTGAAAAAGAAACAGCTGTGGGATCAGAGCGCCAACGAATTGCTTCGGTGTTTGTGAATCGTTTGAATAAAGGGATGAGGTTACAAACGGATCCGACCGTTATTTACGGCCTTGGCGACAAATATGATGGTAATATTCGCAAGAAAGACCTCTCAACACCGACACCTTATAATACATACGTCATCAATGGGTTGCCGCCAACGCCTATTGCTATGCCAGGCGTTGATTCTATCCAAGCTGCTGTCAATCCAGAGCAGAGCGCATATTTATATTTTGTCGCGAGTGGCAATGGTGGGCATGTGTTCAGTAAATCGTTAGTAGAGCATAACCGTGCCGTCCGAGATTATCTAAGAAAATTACGAGCAAATAAGAGTAACTAA
- the fabD gene encoding ACP S-malonyltransferase, with translation MSKFAVVFPGQGSQAVGMLSELGEQYEIVKATFAEASEALGYDLWALVQNGPVEDLNETHRTQPALLAASVAIWRVWQEVGGEQPEMVAGHSLGEYSALVCAGVIDFKQAIKLVALRGELMQQAVPAGVGAMFAIIGLDDAAIAQACEEAAQGEVVSPVNFNSPGQVVIAGNKAAVERAGELCKAAGAKRALPLPVSVPSHCALMKPAADKLAKALEDIEFNMPALPVINNVDVIAETDPAKIKDALVRQLYSPVRWTEGVVTMHEQGVENLLEFGPGKVLTGLTKRIVKALSAQAVNDPASLDAARG, from the coding sequence ATGAGTAAGTTTGCTGTTGTATTTCCAGGTCAGGGCTCTCAAGCCGTTGGTATGTTATCTGAGCTGGGTGAGCAATATGAAATTGTGAAGGCAACTTTCGCAGAAGCATCAGAAGCACTTGGTTATGACTTATGGGCATTAGTTCAAAATGGCCCAGTAGAAGATTTAAATGAAACGCACCGTACTCAACCTGCTTTATTGGCTGCATCTGTCGCGATTTGGCGTGTATGGCAAGAAGTGGGTGGTGAGCAACCTGAAATGGTCGCAGGTCATAGCCTTGGTGAATATTCAGCATTAGTTTGTGCGGGTGTTATCGACTTTAAACAAGCGATTAAATTGGTGGCGTTACGTGGTGAATTGATGCAACAAGCGGTTCCTGCGGGTGTTGGTGCCATGTTTGCCATTATCGGCTTAGATGATGCAGCTATCGCTCAAGCGTGTGAAGAAGCCGCGCAAGGTGAAGTGGTTTCTCCGGTCAATTTTAACTCTCCAGGTCAGGTTGTTATCGCGGGTAACAAAGCCGCAGTTGAGCGAGCTGGTGAACTTTGTAAGGCTGCGGGTGCTAAACGTGCACTACCTTTACCGGTTTCTGTTCCTTCACATTGTGCTTTGATGAAACCAGCCGCTGATAAACTTGCAAAGGCTTTAGAAGATATTGAATTCAATATGCCAGCATTACCGGTGATCAATAACGTTGATGTTATTGCAGAAACGGATCCTGCGAAGATTAAAGATGCGCTTGTACGTCAATTATATAGCCCAGTTCGTTGGACTGAAGGCGTTGTTACTATGCATGAACAAGGCGTAGAAAACCTACTAGAGTTTGGACCAGGTAAAGTATTAACTGGTTTGACTAAGCGAATTGTAAAAGCCCTGAGCGCACAAGCTGTGAATGATCCAGCTTCTCTTGACGCCGCTCGCGGTTAG
- a CDS encoding PTS transporter subunit EIIC, with the protein MKAFFSKLSQALMLPIALLPAAGIMLGIGGSFTNQTMVEAYNISILQEGTILNNFLQVMTGAGDIVFGNLPLLFALAIAIGFARAEKGAAALAATISFLVMNVSIAKTLAVAGMVHNGNVVLMGTEYAGILGNMLGISNTMNMGVFGGLIAGGITVILHNKYHDVELPDFLGFFAGARFVPIVSAFSALFYGIALVFVWPFVGALFGSLGGALGDLSASGYGFIASFVFGIIERSLIPVGLHHVFYLPLWQSEIGGTAQIAGQLVKGTQNIFFASLANGDYSQFSSTNFMTGKFPFMMFGLPAAAFAMYTLADEKNKKAAGGLLFSIALTAFLTGITEPIEFTFLFLSAPLYYFIHVPLAGISFMLMDLLNVKVGMTFSGGFIDFSLFGMLPGLTGTTNHWYYIPLVGAIYAPIYFILFRWYIVKFDVKTPGRKGSAVATVSKQEYRDAKSGKGGNDALVDGMIEALGGKDNIVDVDACITRLRISVKDGDKVKDNDYWTQQLGAKGLVKVGGTGIQAIYGAQAAGYKAAINSKLGR; encoded by the coding sequence ATGAAGGCCTTTTTTAGTAAACTGTCGCAAGCATTAATGCTTCCGATAGCGCTGCTTCCAGCTGCTGGTATTATGCTTGGGATCGGGGGTAGTTTTACCAACCAGACAATGGTTGAAGCATACAACATTTCAATTTTGCAAGAAGGCACAATCTTAAATAACTTTTTACAGGTTATGACAGGTGCCGGTGATATCGTTTTCGGTAACTTACCACTTTTATTCGCTCTTGCTATCGCGATCGGTTTTGCTCGTGCGGAAAAAGGTGCAGCAGCACTTGCTGCGACAATTTCATTCCTAGTAATGAACGTTTCAATTGCAAAAACACTTGCAGTTGCTGGTATGGTTCATAATGGCAATGTGGTACTAATGGGTACTGAATACGCAGGTATCCTGGGTAACATGCTGGGTATTTCTAATACCATGAACATGGGTGTATTTGGCGGTTTGATTGCTGGTGGTATCACTGTTATTTTGCATAACAAATACCATGATGTTGAACTTCCTGATTTCTTAGGCTTCTTTGCTGGCGCTCGTTTTGTACCAATCGTTAGTGCATTCTCTGCATTATTCTACGGTATTGCTCTAGTGTTTGTATGGCCTTTCGTCGGTGCACTATTCGGTTCTCTAGGCGGTGCTCTTGGTGATCTTTCTGCCTCTGGTTACGGCTTCATTGCATCGTTTGTATTCGGTATCATCGAACGTTCATTGATCCCTGTTGGTCTTCACCACGTATTCTACTTACCATTATGGCAAAGTGAAATCGGTGGTACAGCACAAATCGCAGGTCAATTAGTTAAAGGTACTCAGAACATCTTCTTTGCATCTCTAGCAAATGGCGATTACTCTCAGTTCTCTTCAACTAACTTCATGACAGGTAAATTCCCATTCATGATGTTTGGTCTTCCTGCTGCTGCATTTGCTATGTATACACTAGCGGATGAAAAGAACAAAAAAGCCGCTGGCGGTCTATTGTTCTCAATCGCACTAACTGCATTCTTGACAGGTATTACTGAACCAATCGAGTTCACATTCCTATTCTTGTCTGCACCACTTTACTACTTCATCCACGTGCCACTAGCAGGTATCTCTTTCATGCTAATGGACTTGTTGAATGTTAAAGTTGGTATGACATTCAGTGGTGGTTTCATTGACTTCAGCTTGTTTGGTATGCTGCCTGGTCTAACCGGTACCACTAACCATTGGTACTACATTCCACTAGTGGGTGCCATTTATGCGCCAATCTACTTCATCTTGTTCCGTTGGTACATTGTGAAATTTGATGTTAAAACACCTGGCCGTAAAGGTAGTGCTGTTGCAACCGTATCAAAACAAGAATACCGTGATGCTAAATCAGGTAAAGGCGGCAATGACGCTCTAGTTGACGGAATGATCGAAGCGCTAGGCGGTAAAGACAACATTGTTGATGTTGATGCATGTATTACACGTCTACGTATCAGTGTTAAAGATGGTGATAAAGTAAAAGATAACGATTACTGGACTCAACAACTTGGCGCGAAAGGTTTAGTGAAAGTCGGTGGTACTGGTATTCAGGCTATCTACGGTGCTCAAGCGGCTGGTTATAAAGCTGCGATTAACTCTAAGCTTGGCCGTTAA
- a CDS encoding RDD family protein, which produces MSFKHKYKRVGAFVIDMAIVQMFAMIARDIYLGVLAYASQGTGVAFSFNDAVALPVLLMIIVGVMFITIGVYMGYHWLCYRLLKNSFSRYFLRLSVESTSDEPMTESRYLKREFQKIYFSVATLGIYVLYNGAQFLAHNHKPWHDKKFLTQVVDY; this is translated from the coding sequence ATGAGCTTTAAGCATAAATATAAGCGAGTAGGTGCTTTCGTTATCGATATGGCAATTGTACAAATGTTTGCCATGATAGCGAGAGACATCTACCTTGGGGTGCTAGCTTATGCATCGCAAGGAACCGGTGTTGCCTTCTCGTTTAATGATGCGGTCGCTTTACCAGTACTATTGATGATTATCGTTGGTGTCATGTTTATTACTATCGGCGTGTACATGGGATATCACTGGCTTTGTTACCGTTTGCTTAAAAATTCATTTTCTCGATATTTTTTACGTCTATCGGTTGAATCCACTTCAGATGAACCGATGACTGAATCACGTTACTTAAAGCGTGAGTTCCAAAAAATATACTTTAGTGTTGCCACGCTAGGCATCTATGTTCTCTATAACGGGGCACAGTTTCTAGCGCACAACCACAAGCCATGGCACGATAAGAAGTTTTTAACTCAAGTAGTTG